Proteins encoded in a region of the Drosophila busckii strain San Diego stock center, stock number 13000-0081.31 chromosome 2L, ASM1175060v1, whole genome shotgun sequence genome:
- the LOC108594478 gene encoding uncharacterized protein LOC108594478 — protein sequence MQCNESTDAWRPSPNPCSLPEYPSRSSSSNSCCPRANERLPARKCRICSILYDEQDPIAALAKSFATASASTQTVYVQHKQTQTAGYTELWPKQVDVATQMEPQVEQGTQSEKLFMIDKNARHAMKNPIYKTDREEETRRLNSPKLVGLRKFLQRVTPYHKGLHTAKHNVGHKLPRDSLELLHEHEEVKVTNEPERRHAAQYNHPHKDEQSAHLTTMPRVLKQKSNQHFHYQANTELDSQGECARCKHVAELSKQMLELQQQLARQQQQSRQLEEALRCLKSQQQTATGPKCASAAAFSCKSASSASNFALEAQVSSVCQLCKDKELPVLDELTPELRRLMGKRCCYEIMLMVLLRADNLYHVSVQDMQTHQVLGCLLASHRAIEQAVNLGVFDQIFTLNVIDVRNTIRPIGRSFGIPFEFVACERDANRPSYMRLQLPQEVAAVARGVAPTLVPEISEDPQIEDSNICKLINTVIKQFQHRTIS from the exons atgcaatgcaatgagAGTACAG ATGCCTGGAGGCCAAGCCCTAACCCATGCAGTCTACCTGAATACCCgtctcgcagcagcagcagcaacagctgctgtccTAGAGCTAATGAACGTCTACCTGCTAGAAAATGTCGCATCTGTTCCATACTCTATGACGAGCAGGATCCTATAGCAGCATTGGCTAAAAGCTTTGCcactgccagcgccagcacgcAAACTGTCTACGTGCAACATAAGCAAACGCAAACTGCAGGATACACTGAGTTATGGCCCAAGCAAGTAGATGTGGCAACTCAAATGGAGCCGCAAGTGGAGCAGGGCACGCAGTCTGAAAAGCTATTTATGATTGACAAGAATGCGCGACATGCTATGAAGAATCCTATATACAAAACTGATCGCGAAGAAGAAACGCGCAGACTCAATTCACCCAAGCTGGTGGGACTGCGTAAATTTCTGCAGCGTGTCACACCCTATCACAAAGGATTGCATACAGCAAAGCATAATGTGGGGCATAAACTTCCGCGGGATAGCTTAGAATTGCTGCACGAGCATGAAGAAGTTAAAGTAACGAATGAGCCAGAGCGTAGACATGCTGCTCAATATAATCATCCGCATAAAGATGAGCAATCAGCTCATCTAACAACAATGCCTAGAGTGCTGAAACAAAAGTCCAACCAGCATTTCCATTATCAAGCAAACACTGAGCTTGACTCTCAAGGCGAATGTGCGCGTTGCAAACATGTGGCCGAGCTGTCCAAACAAATGCttgagctgcaacaacagttggccagacagcagcagcagagcagacaaCTTGAGGAGGCGCTTCGGTGCTTgaaaagccaacagcagacAGCCACTGGCCCCAAATGTGCTTCAGCTGCCGCCTTTAGCTGCAAATCCGCCTCGAGTGCCTCCAACTTTGCGCTTGAAGCGCAAGTCTCGAGCGTCTGTCAGTTGTGCAAGGACAAAGAGCTGCCTGTGCTGGATGAACTGACGCCGGAGCTGCGTCGGCTGATGGGCAAACGCTGTTGCTACGAGATCATGTTGATGGTGCTGCTGCGCGCCGATAATCTTTATCATGTGAGTGTCCAGGACATGCAAACGCATCAAGTGCTGGGCTGTCTGCTGGCCAGCCATCGAGCCATTGAGCAAGCCGTCAACTTGGGTGTCTTTGACCAAATATTTACCTTGAATGTAATCGATGTGCGCAATACGATTCGCCCTATTGGCCGCAGCTTTGGCATACCCTTTGAGTTTGtagcgtgcgagcgagatgccAATAGGCCCTCATACATGCGACTGCAGTTGCCACAAGaagtagcagcagtagctaGAGGCGTAGCGCCCACTTTAGTGCCTGAAATATCAGAGGATCCCCAAATTGAagattcaaatatttgcaagctTATAAACACTGTGATAAAGCAATTTCAACATAGAACGATCAGCTGA
- the LOC108594488 gene encoding early boundary activity protein 1, translating into MKQAISLQATVAMINRRQRLEFALSILPYNHTDARLSGSQRQVEQIIARLRTDDTSAEEESDDEKQRRAQGFAEQTMRQIEQAELLQTLPKQKLSTLVTLTMAAEKLLKSQCKQEPQEEFDSHLSQEDSFADFDRRELLENSIEVLNAARIKMLQRWERSKRKALDLLTIEIDKVQTMDQAHSQRAAHFEQFCDGTDELNTSTPKTNDEDDDEEKENAHKQQHDVGFEIDDDDEEYVPYSNERPGKRKPQKKPVTSTPRDKRHCPGIEFDQDTSSPMVTIGPNGTQVARSCLQAINWNLSGPAITRKLLCEIFDRTTLAFHTLSGKPSPAFKDCARPSKQQLDPLKVADLVYLMTSSMEMTPREVRTAITTKCADENKMLRTRLQKRPRKTL; encoded by the exons ATGAAGCAAGCAATTAGTCTACAAGCTACAGTTGCCATG ATAAATCGCCGTCAACGCTTGGAGTTTGCCTTGAGCATTTTGCCCTACAATCACACTGATGCTAGACTGTCTGGCTCGCAGCGGCAGGTGGAGCAGATCATAGCCAGGCTTCGCACAGATGACACTTCAGCTGAAGAAGAAAGCGACGATGAGAAGCAGCGTCGCGCTCAAGGCTTTGCCGAACAGACTATGCGGCAAATCGAGCAGGCGGAGCTGCTGCAAAcgctgccaaagcaaaagctaagcaCGCTAGTGACGCTAACGATGGCAGCGGAGAAACTGCTGAAGTCGCAATGCAAGCAGGAGCCCCAAGAGGAATTTGACTCGCATTTGTCACAGGAAGATTCCTTTGCAGATTTTGATCGTCGTGAACTGCTGGAGAACAGCATTGAAGTATTGAATGCAGCGCGTATTAAGATGCTGCAACGTTGGGAGCGCAGCAAGCGCAAGGCACTAGATCTGCTGACTATAGAGATTGACAAAGTGCAGACTATGGATCAGGCGCATTCGCAGCGAGCGGCACACTTTGAGCAGTTCTGCGATGGCACCGATGAGTTGAATACTTCGACGCCCAAGACCAATGACGAGGACGATGATGAGGAAAAGGAAAACGCGCATAAGCAACAGCACGATGTGGGCTTTGAGatagacgacgacgacgaggagTATGTGCCCTACAGCAACGAGCGTCCGGGCAAGCGCAAGCCTCAGAAGAAACCCGTGACCTCAACGCCACGCGACAAGCGCCACTGCCCTGGCATTGAGTTCGACCAGGACACCAGCTCACCCATGGTCACCATTGGGCCCAATGGCACGCAAGTTGCGCGCAGCTGCCTGCAGGCCATCAACTGGAATCTCTCGGGTCCAGCCATAACTCGCAAGCTCCTCTGTGAAATCTTCGATCGCACTACGCTCGCCTTTCACACGCTCTCGGGCAAGCCGTCGCCTGCGTTCAAAGACTGCGCCCGtcccagcaagcagcagctggatcCACTCAAAGTGGCCGATCTTGTCTATTTGATGACCAGCAGCATGGAGATGACGCCACGCGAAGTGCGCACTGCCATCACCACCAAGTGCGCCGACGAGAACAAAATGCTACGCACGCGCCTCCAAAAGCGACCACGCAAGACTCTCTAA
- the LOC108594490 gene encoding early boundary activity protein 3: MSNISNDSGLDDSANAVVANPAAAATRLSWFLAEVDEGCLKQGQPNGSRQLCVLHSMELLESDVSDKYMTRIVKFRLEGKQVEAKLILAADERKLVDAALLSMSKEQRDYEHDKQLLVQYTEDETSACGPRLVQKLMSAQRVVWLSSNPELGGTPVIKVAPGCLGHMLYTHEGRDHMEKMLLHLKARCFDQAFDEQLDAAQQQQGLDEQSWLLVQYSPEPETVVYQVIQYSQTVWRQENLFKDVIAYVQLPGSEVVLQAVVIGFGEKQQMLAKHEKLREFALNLDFPKAEELEQQLLQGSGTAALFARTSSTIFQRAEQRDANGEHKQLRRSLEQMSEKAQSEADMIIEAFDMVDNINRNLQCHMSDV, encoded by the coding sequence ATGAGCAACATTAGCAATGACAGTGGTCTGGATGACTCGGCGAACGCCGTCGTAGCCAAtccggcagcagctgcaacgcgTCTCTCCTGGTTCCTGGCCGAAGTGGACGAGGGCTGCCTGAAGCAGGGTCAGCCCAATGGCAGCAGACAGTTGTGCGTGCTGCATAGCATGGAGCTGCTGGAGTCGGATGTCTCGGACAAGTACATGACGCGCATTGTCAAGTTCCGTTTGGAGGGCAAGCAAGTGGAGGCGAAACTTATTTTGGCTGCCGATGAGCGCAAGCTGGTGGACGCCGCGCTGCTGTCCATGAGCAAGGAGCAGCGTGACTATGAGCATGACAAGCAGTTGCTGGTGCAGTATACAGAGGATGAAACCTCCGCCTGCGGTCCACGTCTCGTGCAGAAACTCATGTCAGCGCAACGCGTCGTCTGGCTGAGCAGCAATCCAGAGCTGGGCGGCACACCTGTGATTAAGGTGGCGCCCGGCTGTCTGGGTCATATGCTCTATACCCACGAGGGCCGCGACCATATGGAGAagatgctgctgcatttgaagGCGCGCTGCTTTGATCAAGCCTTCGATGAGCAACTGGacgcagcacagcagcaacagggtCTGGACGAGCAGAGCTGGCTGTTGGTGCAATACAGTCCGGAGCCCGAGACTGTCGTCTATCAGGTCATTCAATACAGTCAGACTGTGTGGCGCCAGGAGAATCTCTTCAAGGATGTCATTGCCTATGTGCAGCTGCCAGGCAGCGAGGTGGTGCTCCAAGCGGTTGTCATTGGCTTTGgcgaaaagcagcaaatgctggcCAAGCATGAGAAGCTGCGTGAGTTCGCTCTCAATCTGGACTTTCCAAAGGCGGAAGAGCtggagcaacagctgctcCAAGGCAGCGGCACTGCAGCGCTGTTTGCTCGCACCAGCAGCACGATCTTCCAGCGTGCCGAGCAGCGCGATGCTAATGGTGAGCATAAGCAGCTGCGTCGCAGTCTGGAGCAGATGAGCGAGAAGGCGCAAAGCGAGGCGGACATGATCATTGAGGCCTTCGACATGGTTGATAACATCAACAGGAATCTCCAGTGCCACATGAGCGATGTTTGA